In Pyrus communis chromosome 15, drPyrComm1.1, whole genome shotgun sequence, the genomic stretch AATGAATAGACTTAATGCAATCCTCGGTCAAATCATTTATCACATTCAGACAAGTTCCCAATTATTTTTGCATATGAAGAAGACCATCTTTACCAACACCGGATTTATCTACAAAGTGAATTTTGATTACCCTAAACTTATTAATCAAGAAGCCActgttttaataaaatttggcATAATCTTTAACATGAATATAGAAGGAAAGAAGCAAAATAGGCCTCAAATGGGTGTATATGTGTAGAAATTATGTTGGAAGGTTAGCTAAACTTAGGCTTATTCTCAAGTATAGTATAAATCCTTGGGTTATTTGGATTTCAGCATTTATCAAACTTTGCCTTGCTTATGTATTGATCTCATAACTGTTGCTTTCGTACAACAACCCAAATATGGAATCTGCCATCTGGATTCTATATGGAAGTTGTGAATCTTTTCCCCCCCAAAACTTtggtctttttgtttttgtatgttggttaaaaaaaaaataaaaagttttggTATTGGTATTTTGCTTTTGTTCCTAAACAAGGGCAATTTTTTACTTCTGAAGTGGTTGTCATCTTATTATTTGTTCATGTGCCAGTGCCAAGTTATGATGGTGCTCATTGCTCTGGGAAAATTGGGAGGGGAAATTTTCATATGCTTTGTGGAATCTTTGATGCAATTAGCATTTTAAATTTGACTCCTCCCattagtatttttttcttttgataaattCTGTTGTAATCTATGTGTGTTGCTGATGAAAGAAGATAAAGGTTTAGCCATTATCCTTAATAGTGCCTGAAACTCATGGGTACTTTCACTTGCTATGCATATGGTGATAATTGTGGCTGATGCTGTTATGATTCATAACTAGGCAATTTCCTCTCATATTTCCCTTGGTTGTGTAATGATTTTCTTTTGTCCTAACTTCACTTGCCATCATATGTTCAGGCTTGGGTTACCCTTGGTAGAGCAGAGTTAAACTTTGGGGAGGCTGATAGTGCCATTCAAAGCTTCAACAGAGCATTAGCCATCAAGGTAGTGTTTCACCTTTCAAGAAATTATAATCTGTAGTTGTCAAAGCTTCCTACGCTGTTTTCTGATGTGTCTTTGAGCCACTGACCTTAGGTGGAGTCTGATACTGCAATATTAtgtgctaatctaataaaccctgcAGCTTATTTGTCTTCGTCAtgagtaattttttgtttttttcattgaAATAGGGATTTAGTTTTTAACGCATATTAGTTAAAATGAGTTGAGTATTGGGTGCCAATCCCATGTCTGCATATCACAGTACCCTAAGGAAGAAACACTGTCTGCACGATCTATAATACCTGTTCAAGCAAGAATCTTTTCCCAAACTAAAAAGCTTACATTTCAATTgatctttcctttttttctcaGTGAAAACACATACTAAAGCAACAACGCTATGGTGGTGGGAATAAGCGTTCTTAGCTATGTATGGATGTTTGATATGAATTAGGTATCAAAAACAAATAGGATCTCATATATTATACATTAATCcacacataattttttttgttgtccgCCTGGTATCAAGGGTGAGAAAGGCCTTCTTTATTTCGGCCTCAATTATTAATTGAAAACTcattcatattttttcatagAAATTCCGTCATTGTGCACTGCTATTTAATTGctccttttgggttttctagcCGAAAAGTAGGTCAATGTATATTTAATGTAGCTCCcctgattttcttttttaatttatcttttgtttgttttgttgggaGATGTAGTTTGATCGAATCGGGTTGAATTGAATAATCCTTGAAATGACAAGAAGGAACTGCCTAAGCAAGTAATAATTCTTAATTACTTACatgttttcattttaatttttaattttatgatttgattGGTCCTTATATAAATTTCGAGCCCCATAATTGTTGGACCATTGACATGTTATGAGTGGTGATTAGTGAATGtgtgtaaatattgtgtatggGTGTTAAGTACTTCAGACATTATCGAACTTCTCAGAAGGGAAGGGGTatccccttcttcttcttcttcttcttctttttctctcgaattttctcttaaaaaacTAAACCACGGCCTCCAGTTTTCTTATCCCCTAATCGCTGATCTCCTCAGGTTTGGCCCAAGCCAGCGAAAGAATCAGGGGAACAGAGCTCAGACTATTAGAGGTATAAGTTCACatccctaaatttttttttattataataatttcaactGGATCTGAGTAATTCTAAATCATGGATCTATGAACAGTGCGTGTTTGAGACTCTCAGCGTCTATTGGTCTCTGTTGTGTCTGTGTATTTGTGCATCCATGTATGAATATGCTCTCTAACAGCTCATTATTGTCCTGGGAAGCCTCCTAAATTATCAATTCCTTGCTTTCTATGTACAATGTTAttaaattctattttctagttttCTGATTTTGGGGTGGAGGGAGTGAAAATATTGTAATTTTCAGGGATTTTGGGTCTTTGCGGGATTTTTTTGCGTAAATTTGTGATTTGCAGTTGATTTTAGGAATTGATTTATAGGTTTGGTTTGAATGCACTGACAGAAGTTACTGTTTCTGTTAATGCAGATAATGAAAGGTAAGTTTGAAAGTAGAAGGGGTTGAAGTGGTGTCTGGTTAGAAGGAGAGAGATCCACGGCAGTGGGCACGACCATGGCCGCAGCCACGAAGAGGAGAGATTGTTGGCGACATCGAAGCTTCTCAAGGAATTGACCGAGGAAGATGACATGAAATTACAGATTTGGATTTCATCAGCACGGCCATGATCATGAGCATTTTGGTAGTCTGCAGCTCTAAGTTCTTGGTATTTCTTCTTACATTTAATCTGGTTGAGTTCAGTTCTTGGTATTTCTTCTTAAATTTGATCtggttgaattttttattttatgggtttggaaattcaagtttttatttttctttttttctttctgcaattTATATTTCCATTGAAGCTTTTGAACTGTTCTGTTTGGTCTCCAGTATGATTACTTACACACTATTTTGCCATATGCATTTGCTACAAAATGTAAACTTATTTTAAATGAAACATGTTGAAGTCTCTTTGCATTTGCATAAGCTGTTGTGTGTTGTTAAAAGAGAGAGGGCATCTAACATACAGCACACACGCCATGGGTGTACAACTAAGTTTTTCATGGAAGGATTTCTGGATTTCTTCAATGCCCTCTCCTTCAGCCAAACCTCTGCATTTACATGAATTTTTAGATTGCAGGGTCTGACAGCATGAAGAATATAGACCGTTAGCAGCTATAGATTTATTTTTCAAAGCATTTTGGATAGGACAATTAATGGATGGTAGAAGTAAAACTGAAAATCTTTTGCATAATCATTTATATGGGGCACAAGCTAGAAAGATGAATCAAAAGACTCCAACTTCTATTTTCTGCACACACAAAAGGATCTGGTACAAGGGAGGAGGAAAAGCACAACCAGTGCCTTTCCGTTTCTTTCTAAAGActcctcttttctctctctagaagacATAAAGCTGGACCTAATAAATAATACCCAAAAGGATAATTCTAGACACTGCCAATACATACAAACAAAAGACAAAAAATACATGGCTATTTAGTTTCTCCAAGGCAGCAACTTTAATGTCTTCACAATTATACGCATGCAAGTTTCTCAACTTACAGAGCAAATCGTTGTAGGCTAAAGTTGTCAGCTTAACAAATCATCTAATTGATAACATGGCATCGGGCTCCACATGTTATTAAGCAACTAACCAGTAATTTGATATCAAGCTAAGCCCAAATACAAAGCAATAACTAGACACAACTTTAAGCAATTCTAATTTACTGGAGACTGAAGGACCCGGCTAGCCATTCTGTCCAAATCAACAAAAGACGTGCCATTAGGACTAGTGGTGGCCTCCGTTGCCAACTTTTTCCATTCCAGGGCCTTCTTCCGCATCTCTTTGCCTTCCTCTCCCTCCATTAACTTTCTCACAAGTCCTTCTATGTAATCTCTTTTCACATCGCCCTCTATCTCCATGCCTATGCCCCACTCTTTGCAACTGAACCTACAATTCATTTGTTGATCTGCAAAGACGGGCCAACAGATCATAGGCACTCCACCACACACGCTTTCAAGAGTAGAGTTCCATCCGCTGTGGGTCAAGAACCCGCCGATAGCTGGGTGACTCAGAACTTCTTGTTGAAGGCACCAACTTGCCACTAGACTTCTTTCTTTGGTCTCTTCCGAAAACTCTGACGGAACGACAGCTGATTCCCCACCAACAAGGTCAGGCCTAATTACCCAAAGGAATGtttgattgctgtttgcaagtCCCCAAGCAAACTCAGTGAGCTGCTCCTCTGTCATGACTGTGATGCTTCCGAAATTGACATAAACCACGGAATTGGGTTCTTTAGAGTCGAGCCATTCAAGGCACTCTGGTTCTTCTGTCCATAGGTTTGATCCAATCGACTTCAACTCGTTCTCTGCTGGGATCTGATTAAGCTGTAGATGTAGGGGTCCGACGGAGTATATAGGTGGTAGCAAAGGGTAAAGTGCATCTAACACTTCATGCTCAAAGGCATAAAACGTGTTCAAAATGAAAGCAGAAGCTCTATGATATCGTCCTATTTCAACCCTAAGAAATTCCAACATGATGTCATTTGGGTCTGTGGTTCTAAAGAAGGTTGGGAGGTCCATCAGTCGGATACCTCTCATGCCTGGTATCCAATCTATAACCGTGTCCAAATACCCATTCGTCAAGTAGCTTGCATCTGCAAATGAAATTGAGAAACAATTCTAAGGTGTTaatattctttaaaaaaaattaacacgtTTAGTGCATAGTCAGTGTTACCAAATGACCACTCAGGAAGGATTTTGTAGTTAGTGTACCTTTAAGGGGTATTAAGCCCTTTTCGATGAGAGGGCTCAACTGAAGGTAGCCCATCAAACTGCAAGCACTTGCTGTTGCAAAAATAACAACTGGAATGCCCAATTCTTGGGCTGCTTCGAGCGTGAAGGTCATGCCACCATCAGAAACTATGCAGGTAACTGGAGGGGAATTGGGCAAGGAATTGAGCTTGGACAAAAGGTCTTTGAAAGGTGCTAAGCAATTTTTCTTAGTGGAAAAGCATAGAGCTGTTATGTCTTGAGTGGCATTGACATCAGTTGTAGGGAGGCCATCAGGAATGGTTTCGAACCTAAAGGAGGGGAGGCCATCAAGAGAGTTGGGACCTCGGGCTTTTAGAAGGCGTCTGTGGTTGAACTCTGTGTTCACAAAGGTTGTGTGAAAGCCTTTGTAGTTGAGGAGCTTGGCTAATTGCAGCATAGGGATTATGTGACCCTGAGCTGGGTACGGTATGAAAACTGCATGTGGCTTCTCTATCATACCTTTTGAAcccatttttttctttgcaaaaatcAATTAGGACAAAGCTAAGGAAAATGAATATGCTTGGGAAAAGGTCTTTACGATACCAGTTTTATACCAAGGAGAGAGAGAATTCAGGGTTGCTGCTTTTTTCTCTCCTCCTTGAGAGTCTCCCTCTCCCTGCGAGATTCATTAACTGCGCTGTTGATCCTTTACCAACCCACCTGGGCACCATTAACTCACTTCCTTTGAGTATTGTGAAGTTCTGTCTGACCCCTCATTTTCATTTATGATAGCCCTATTTCTTTGTCTTGCGCCTTAAATGCACCACATCGATTATTGGTTAGTTTCTGTCAGATCATGGATACCCCTATTAACTTGCCACAGTTTCCTGTCACAACCCGCTAGGTCATGGATCAATTGAGGTAATTTCATCACTCAACCATCTACCATTATTCTAAGATTAATTACTGGGGTCAGGGGGGCCTGTCACACCCCGAAGTCAGGAGGCCTTGCCGGAGTAAGATTATCTCCCCACCTTTTTTATCAGGATTCTCTCTCCTATTACCATCCCCTTATATTTCATCctctcacacttttttttttttgtcttattctttatataaaaaatttaaaataatatgtAATCGTGGTGTAACCGCAATCGTTTAAATAGGAGAGGATAGAAGGGAAGAGAGATTAAGAgtagagagaatcctactccatttCTATCTCGGAGGCCTGGATGC encodes the following:
- the LOC137717637 gene encoding (R)-mandelonitrile beta-glucosyltransferase-like — its product is MGSKGMIEKPHAVFIPYPAQGHIIPMLQLAKLLNYKGFHTTFVNTEFNHRRLLKARGPNSLDGLPSFRFETIPDGLPTTDVNATQDITALCFSTKKNCLAPFKDLLSKLNSLPNSPPVTCIVSDGGMTFTLEAAQELGIPVVIFATASACSLMGYLQLSPLIEKGLIPLKDASYLTNGYLDTVIDWIPGMRGIRLMDLPTFFRTTDPNDIMLEFLRVEIGRYHRASAFILNTFYAFEHEVLDALYPLLPPIYSVGPLHLQLNQIPAENELKSIGSNLWTEEPECLEWLDSKEPNSVVYVNFGSITVMTEEQLTEFAWGLANSNQTFLWVIRPDLVGGESAVVPSEFSEETKERSLVASWCLQQEVLSHPAIGGFLTHSGWNSTLESVCGGVPMICWPVFADQQMNCRFSCKEWGIGMEIEGDVKRDYIEGLVRKLMEGEEGKEMRKKALEWKKLATEATTSPNGTSFVDLDRMASRVLQSPVN